TTTAGCAGGTTTCTGCAAAACCATAAGTATTACGATTAATGCAGATAATTCTGTTACGGTGGAAGATGACGGCAGAGGAATGCCTGTGGATAAGCATCCCAAGCTTGGAATTCCTGCGGTTGAAGTTATTCATACAGTACTTCATGCCGGAGGTAAGTTCGGAGGCGGAGGATATAAAGTATCCGGCGGACTTCACGGTGTAGGCGCTTCTGTAGTTAATGCACTTTCCACCGAGATGGAAGTAGAAATAAAGAGAAATGGTAAAATCTATAAGCAGACGTATGGCAGAGGAAAAACCACCATGCCTCTTACGGTTATAGGAGAATCCAGACATACAGGCTCTAAGACGACTTTTTGGCCGGATCCGGAAATCTTTGAGGATATCAATTTTGATTATGCCACTCTGGAACATCGGCTTCGGGAAATGGCTTTCTTAAATAAAGGAATTAAAATTACGCTGAAAGATGAAAGAGAAGGCAAGGAAAAAGAGCAGGTATTCCATTACGAAGGCGGAATCAAAGAGTTTGTAAAACATCAGAATCAAAATAAAGAGCCAATTCACAATGAAATTATTTATTTTGAGCTTATAAAAAATAACTTAGAAGTAGAAGTGGCTATGCAGTATACGGACAGCTACAGTGAATTGATTCTTTCCTATGCAAATAACATCAATACCACTGAGGGCGGAACTCATATGGTAGGCTTTAAATCAGCCATTACCAGAGTAATCAACGATTATGCAAGAAAAAATAAGCTGATAAAGGATAATGAGGAAAGCCTTTCGGGAGAAGATGTCAGAGAAGGTCTGACCGCTATTATTTCGGTGAAGCTTACAGAGCCTCAATTTGAAGGTCAGACAAAAACAAAGCTTGGAAACAGTGAAATGAGAGGCTTCGTTGAAACCTCAACAAATGAAAACCTAACCGCATTTTTGGAAGAGCATCCAAACGAGGCCAGAATTATTATTGATAAGTGTCTTCGTGCCTCCAGAGCC
This region of Aminipila luticellarii genomic DNA includes:
- the gyrB gene encoding DNA topoisomerase (ATP-hydrolyzing) subunit B, with product MSTEVKNQQYDAAQIQVLEGLEAVRKRPGMYIGTTGPRGLHHLVYEVVDNSVDEALAGFCKTISITINADNSVTVEDDGRGMPVDKHPKLGIPAVEVIHTVLHAGGKFGGGGYKVSGGLHGVGASVVNALSTEMEVEIKRNGKIYKQTYGRGKTTMPLTVIGESRHTGSKTTFWPDPEIFEDINFDYATLEHRLREMAFLNKGIKITLKDEREGKEKEQVFHYEGGIKEFVKHQNQNKEPIHNEIIYFELIKNNLEVEVAMQYTDSYSELILSYANNINTTEGGTHMVGFKSAITRVINDYARKNKLIKDNEESLSGEDVREGLTAIISVKLTEPQFEGQTKTKLGNSEMRGFVETSTNENLTAFLEEHPNEARIIIDKCLRASRAREAARKARDLTRRKGVLDGISLPGKLADCSEKDPALSEIFLVEGDSAGGSAKQGRDRKRQAVLPLRGKILNVEKARLDKILNSEEIKNMITAFGCGIGQDFNIDKLRYHKIIIMTDADVDGAHIRTLLLTFFYRYMTPLIEGGYVYAAQPPLFQTKKGKEVYYTYGEKEQERLMANLSDKPGKADIQRYKGLGEMDFNQLWETTMDYNHRTLIQITLEDSAAADEIFTTLMGDKVPPRRRFIEENAKYANLDI